The nucleotide window CGCAACTGCAGAGAAGCTTACATTTAAATTTGATCTGAGTAACCCATCTCTCTGGCAGGACTGACATTTGTGCAGCAAACATTTACTGGTTCCTTCCCTTTGAAATCTCAGACCCCTACCCCCTTCTGCTTAATTCGGGATGACATTTGTATCTCTTTTGCCTGACTGCCACGTCTGTGTGGACTCCTTGCACGTATGCTGTtagatttgattttctcttgttaatctgtctcatgtcagtttGAGTCTTAGTCCAGCCAGAAGGACCTTGAGGGGGACAGGGATTcttgctccccttccctcctggggCTGGCCCGCCACGCCCTCTCCTACTCCTCTGGCAAAGCCCTGGGCTGCTCCACCtccaagccccccacccctgcaaggCCTTCTgagggtggcaggtggcaggtggcaggtggcagggagaAGACTCCATGGCCTTTGTCTACGGAAGACTAGAGTGGTGgaggcaggtggagagggagCCTTGGGCCCAGGGACCAGGTGTTGGGACAGATTGACTTTAGGGGTAAAGATGACAAGAAATGGCATTTGGAGCACATCTGAGCTGCTAACAGGGTGGACAGCTGTACAAGGCTCCAACAGCCATTAAAGTGGAGAACTGGGCTGGAAGatgggggggaggcaggaagtaGGTGCGCACAGACTGGAGGTGGTGctagagtggggggtgggggggacaggcaGGGACCCTCCCCAGAGAGCAGATCATCAGAGTCAGACTCTAGGGGATGCTGAGTTGAGGGGCCAGAGCAAGGAGTGGGGCCACCTCATCACGTCAACCATAAGCTCCGAACCATTGCTGCTGCTTTGCACCAAATTAATGAAATTAGGAAGTAACTGAAGAAAAAATTGAGAGGAAGTagatgagagaaaacaaaaaaggataatTTAGAAGAAGAGAAGGTAGGTTGCCTCTGTACTCAGTTCAAGTCTCTGGAAGGCAGCTGGCATTTTCTGAGCACCAGGGAGACAAGCCAGGCAGGCAGGACATGCGGCTGCTCCCGGTTGTGATCCTTCTCGTCGTCCAAGGTGAGTAAGGCAGGGGCTTACTAAGTACCTGCAGGATCAGGATGGGACACAGATAGGGTCTGTCCTGAGAGAGATGGCAGGGCCTTTCATATCCAGACACTTAcgtatttataaaactttttaagttttgttactTGAAAGGTACAGAGTTAAATGTtaggggaaggaaataaataacgCGTACAGTGTCTGTTTTCTAGGCACAGTTTCCCAACCCTGGCAGAGAGAAGGATAGACAgatgacagatggatggatggatggatggatggacacatgatacacacacacatgcacacatacctaAATGCATGAGTTCCTGAGGAACTTTAAAGAAGCACAGATGCTCAAGCCCCAGTTGAAACCCACTCAGTCAAGGTGAAGTTCAGGCAACTGGATCATTTAAAAACTTACACATCTGGTCTTGACTTGAAGCTTGAGCCAGAATCCTCTTCTGAAGACCTCAGACaacagggaggaaggcaggcagcaaAACCAGGGTGACAGGCTCTCTGGAGAGTTGCTCGTCCCCACACATCAGCCTGGCTGGGTCTCTTCTCTGGATGATCTAAAGACAGATCATCATCTAGTGTCATTAGCACAACACCTGTGACAGGGACAAACGGCTCTGGTTGTACCAGGAGCGACCAGATGGTCTGCAGAACCAAACCATAGAAAAGACACTGTTGGAGATGAGACTTAAGGGATGAATATAAGGGTTTGCTTCCTTCAAACACAGAAGAAAgcacattctaggcagagggaacagcttgCATTAAATtacagagacacagaagaacaaggtgtataggtaaaaaaaaaaaacaaaaacaagcaatcaCCTGTCGAGTGAGTGTGTTtggtatgtgcgtgtgtgtgcgtgtgtgtttactTCTGTGCCATGTGTCGATTCAGAGGCTGAGGGTTTGTAGGTGTGCGGAGTTTACAGTATCGGGGCATAGATGGGGAGGGGGCCACACTGTCTCACCAGCTCTGGGATTCAGAAATACACCTGTGGCTGCAGTGTGCGCCCTGTGCTACCTGGAAGAGGTGCTGCTTGAGGTCGGGCAGGGGACGGTGGTCAGTAGGATGGTGAGCGTGCAGAGAGCCCTGTATTGGTTAGGAGAGTTAGGAGCCTCAAGGGGGATTCACAAGAGGagtgacagaaaagaaatactgCAGGGGATGAAGGGACAGACGGGATGTGCCAATTAGACAGAGGGCAGAGGCTCCTGGCTGGTCTTCAGGGCAGGGCCAGAAGCCCCAGTGGCGCCCGGGTCAGCTCTGGGCTCAAGGAAGGATAAGATGCATGTTGGGTTTCTGTTTTCTAGGCCACTTCTCCACCTGCGTGCAGAGAACGGTGAGAGGCACAGCAATGGGCACACTGACCGTGCACTATACTTATGGGCGGGGTTGGGAATCCTACAAGAAATGGTGGTGTCGTGGGTACGAGTGGGATTCCTGCAAAATCCTTGTTAAAAGCACCGGGTCAGAGCAACTGGTGAAGAAGGGCCGAGCATCCATCCAGGACAATCATAGCCGGCGCATATTCACCGTGACATTGGAGGATCTCTGGTATGACGATGCAGACACCTACTGGTGTGGGATTGAGAAAGCTGGCAATGACCTGGGGTACAAAGTATACGTGGATGTTGACCCAGGTAGGTACTACCCTTCCTGTGCTCTGGGACCCTGAGTCCCACCCCCAAAGGAGTCAGgactatttctctgtcttccccgATGGATGAAGGGGAGTCTCGAAACTCACCTACGACTATGCCTGCCGCTGAAAATCTCTCACGCGGTGGCAAACTCGTGTTCCTCTGGAAATATGTATTCATATTTGGGATAAGAAACCAAAAAGATGCAAGAGAAAGCCAACTTGGCTGAGCAGTGGCACTAAGACAGAAAGGTTCTGcatccctgggggtggggtgtggggaccATGGGAGCCACCTGTGACACTCACAACCATGCTTTGCTCTGTGTGTTTAGCCCCTGATCCAACAGACTCTCCCAAGCCTGTAGTGAGAACAACGCTGCCCAGTTGgacttcctctcctccttttacCCAGGGCATCAACAGCAGCCAGCCTATTGTTCTGATCAACCCC belongs to Acinonyx jubatus isolate Ajub_Pintada_27869175 chromosome E1, VMU_Ajub_asm_v1.0, whole genome shotgun sequence and includes:
- the LOC128313396 gene encoding CMRF35-like molecule 1, producing the protein MRLLPVVILLVVQGHFSTCVQRTVRGTAMGTLTVHYTYGRGWESYKKWWCRGYEWDSCKILVKSTGSEQLVKKGRASIQDNHSRRIFTVTLEDLWYDDADTYWCGIEKAGNDLGYKVYVDVDPAPDPTDSPKPVVRTTLPSWTSSPPFTQGINSSQPIVLINPHSRSGILAFNVAAENPPVWILLVPPFLATLKWLCQG